In one window of Pieris brassicae chromosome 10, ilPieBrab1.1, whole genome shotgun sequence DNA:
- the LOC123714964 gene encoding uncharacterized protein LOC123714964 has translation MQVEELTYNVEKFNGQNKITNKPEDNLYSCVKNAIKKIIEDVEFTKYKVKIRALEPDGGNYLANLYEIDILDEAPNGKKKINLFVKQTVCADNLYGFIDIEDAYLKEVFFYTDVSVILDKLQNEANIPSNERFRNVKCWPESGVEAIIMENLAKQGFKTPCRKEITDLKFAQLSIQQIARFHSLSFVIQKKMPEYFEKKIRNLKSVLHLNDKYIEICTKSTKAAISHYDEDIRKEIMNDLPGLIDTFFKYLNEAVTSANCLCHGDYRLNNILGKEEDGETTEVLAIDYQLIFYGPPVTDIIYFMYTSGHTQFRENHERDLKDLYRDTMKDSLKHYDIDIEDVFPTKVFEKDYEFMRDFGFFCSFVFIPIFYSESIVLEPGSDLLKQDICVDKSFPERMAGLYDEYKRFKNQKYNKN, from the exons ATGCAAGTTGAAGAACTAACATACAATGTTGAAAAATTTAACGGTcagaataaaataactaacaaaCCTGAAGACAACCTCTACTCTTGCGTTAAAaatgctataaaaaaaattatagaagaTGTTGAGTTCACAAAATACAAAGTGAAAATAAGAGCTCTTGAACCTGACGGTGGCAATTATTTAGCGAACTTATATGAAATTGATATCTTAGATGAGGCTCCAAAtggtaaaaagaaaataaatttgtttgtaaaacAAACTGTATGTGCTGACAATTTATACGGTTTTATCGATATTGAGGACGCTTACTTGAAAGAAGTCTTCTTCTATACAGATGTTTCGGTTATTTTGGATAAGCTACAAAATGAAGCTAACATCCCATCAAATGAAAGATTcagaaatgttaaatgttgGCCGGAATCCGGTGTGGAAGCAATTATTATGGAAAATCTGGCCAAGCAAGGATTTAAAACACCATGCCGGAAGGAGATCACAGATCTTAAATTTGCTCAGTTATCAATTCAGCAGATCGCAAGATTTCATTCACTAAGTTTTGTTATACAGAAGAAGATGCCGGAATACTTTGAAAAGAAAATACGAAACTTAAAATctgtattacatttaaatgataaatatattgaaatttgcACTAAATCTACTAAAGCGGCAATCAGTCACTATGATGAAGATATTAGAAAAGAAATTATGAACGACTTACCTGGTCTAATTGatactttttttaagtatttaaatgaaGCTGTTACTTCTGCAAATTGTCTTTGCCACGGCGATTATAGACTGAACAACATACTGGGTAAAGAAGAA GACGGAGAAACAACAGAAGTTCTAGCAATTGACTACCAACTAATATTCTACGGTCCTCCTGTCACagatataatttactttatgtACACTTCCGGTCACACACAATTCAGAGAAAACCATGAAAGAGATCTAAAAGATCTATATCGTGATACGATGAAGGATTCTCTAAAGCATTACGACATAGATATAGAAGACGTCTTTCCTACAAAAGTTTTTGAGAAAGATTATGAATTTATGCGAGACTTTGGATTTttttgttcatttgtttttataccgATATTTTATTCTGAATCTATTGTGCTAGAACCCGGCTCTGATCTGTTAAAACAAGACATTTGTGTTGATAAAAGTTTTCCAGAAAGGATGGCGGGTTTATATGACGAGTATAAACgattcaaaaatcaaaaatataataagaactAA
- the LOC123714965 gene encoding uncharacterized protein LOC123714965 — protein sequence MENKKKTLDDLPTNVKQCINNVIEAERHAKYDVYVRNISTCGNNFMGELFEIDVTSADKETNIFVKKIINNEDFKVYSIAEVYEKEAFIYNELSDIYREIQKYSKIPSDIEFKFPKSYKETNVNAIILENIIKRGYKQKDRFDLTTLDFGEMSLRELAKFHALSFVLEKQRPEYFESKIRTIKQSFVYDEYWNVLVKKMCEVSIAQLKESDKERVRQFITLSSVKYPQYMTGGSCSIKCLCHGDYKMNNVMIKEENGKFIDVLPIDYQQIYYGNPIIDLIYFIYASSDRPFRKQHLHHLKDFYYSAFSEYLSNFDMTVQNVYPKEEFDKCFKECLDYALMFSLYFYPFFYISEDDTHDGNDDLMDVTIRVDKIMRDRIQDVVDDFVELGII from the exons atggaaaataaaaagaaaactttggACGACCTGCCTACAAACGTAAAACAGTGTATAAACAACGTTATTGAAGCGGAAAGACATGCCAAATACGATGTTTATGTGAGGAATATTTCTACTTGCGGTAATAACTTTATGGGTGAATTATTTGAGATTGATGTGACAAGCGCtgataaagaaacaaatatatttgttaaaaaaattataaataacgaaGACTTTAAAGTGTATTCTATAGCGGAAGTTTATGAAAAGGaagcatttatttacaatgaaCTTAGTGATATTTATAgagaaattcaaaaatatagcAAAATCCCATCggatattgaatttaaattccCCAAAAGTTACAAAGAGACAAATGTAAACGCAATCATtttggaaaatataataaaacgagGTTATAAACAGAAAGACAGATTTGACCTGACTACGCTTGACTTTGGAGAAATGTCTTTAAGGGAACTTGCAAAATTCCATGCCTTGTCATTTGTTTTGGAGAAACAAAGACCTGAATACTTTGAGAGTAAAATAAGGACCATTAAACAATCGTTTGTTTATGACGAATACTGGAACGTATTAGTTAAGAAAATGTGTGAAGTGTCTATTGCTCAGTTAAAAGAAAGCGATAAAGAACGAGTCAGGCAGTTTATTACACTTTCCTCAGTTAAGTATCCACAGTATATGACAGGTGGAAGTTGTTCTATCAAATGCTTATGTCATGGagattataaaatgaataatgttATGATTAAGGAAGAG aATGGAAAATTCATTGACGTCCTACCAATCGATTACCAGCAAATATATTATGGGAATCCAATCATCGatcttatttactttatatacgCATCAAGCGACAGGCCTTTCAGAAAGCAACACCTCCATCACCTGAAAGATTTCTATTATAGCGCCTTCAGCGAATACCTTAGCAATTTCGACATGACTGTACAAAATGTTTACCCAAAGGAAGAATTCGACAAATGTTTCAAAGAGTGCTTAGACTATGCTTTGAtgttttctttgtatttttatccGTTTTTCTATATATCAGAGGACGATACACACGATGGAAATGACGATTTAATGGACGTCACGATAAGAGTGGATAAAATAATGAGAGACAGGATTCAAGATGTTGTGGACGACTTCGTTGAGCTAggaataatttag
- the LOC123714966 gene encoding uncharacterized protein LOC123714966 isoform X1, whose protein sequence is MLLLRCIPIILSLTPLVYSNKSKPIFTNTSTANWAFKDYLLKFKPTHVWSQISMNNKTRRHIYHDEFDRMFNGIDGTDELLSLKVTNGEPKVVLRKDGRRWEPPGGLTDNKNDRFSLKRRFLELMKQAIYQARNRMIIMQTYRVTYRQSSVYKMGFLMSKTDQAVKTFARYTFKAFMGCYFVRLRYERLLVKELLEAFERELDLWFDIELLIDLVMLNDSNCKRMLNQVMTNRKDAWKFVE, encoded by the exons ATGCTGCTATTAC gCTGCATACCAATTATACTATCATTAACACCTTTAGTTTATTCTAATAAGAGTAAGCCCATATTTACCAATACTTCAACTGCCAATTGGGCATTCAAGGACTacctgttaaaatttaaaccaaCACATGTCTGGAGTCAGATATCAATGAATAACAAAACCAGAAGACACATTTACCATGACGAATTTGATAGAATGTTCAATGGTATCGACGGGACAGATGAGCTGTTATCTTTAAAAGTTACTAATGGAGAACCAAAGGTGGTGTTGAGGAAAGATGGACGCCGATGGGAACCTCCCGGAGGCTTAACAGACAACAAAAATGATAGATTTAGTCTGAAACGAAGGTTTCTTGAACTCATGAAGCAGGCTATTTATCAAGCGCGAAACAGAATGATTATCATGCAGACGTATAGGGTGACATACAGACAAAGTTCCGTTTATAAAATGGGCTTCTTGATGAGTAAAACTGACCAAGCTGTTAAAACATTCGCTCGATACACTTTTAAGGCTTTTATGGGATGCTATTTCGTAAGGTTAAGGTATGAGAGGTTGTTAGTAAAGGAATTATTGGAGGCTTTCGAGAGGGAGTTAGATTTATGGTTTGATATAGAGCTTTTAATTGATTTGGTAATGTTAAATGACTCGAATTGTAAGCGAATGTTGAACCAAGTGATGACAAATCGGAAAGATGCGTGGAAGTTTGTCGAGtag
- the LOC123714966 gene encoding uncharacterized protein LOC123714966 isoform X2 has protein sequence MNNKTRRHIYHDEFDRMFNGIDGTDELLSLKVTNGEPKVVLRKDGRRWEPPGGLTDNKNDRFSLKRRFLELMKQAIYQARNRMIIMQTYRVTYRQSSVYKMGFLMSKTDQAVKTFARYTFKAFMGCYFVRLRYERLLVKELLEAFERELDLWFDIELLIDLVMLNDSNCKRMLNQVMTNRKDAWKFVE, from the coding sequence ATGAATAACAAAACCAGAAGACACATTTACCATGACGAATTTGATAGAATGTTCAATGGTATCGACGGGACAGATGAGCTGTTATCTTTAAAAGTTACTAATGGAGAACCAAAGGTGGTGTTGAGGAAAGATGGACGCCGATGGGAACCTCCCGGAGGCTTAACAGACAACAAAAATGATAGATTTAGTCTGAAACGAAGGTTTCTTGAACTCATGAAGCAGGCTATTTATCAAGCGCGAAACAGAATGATTATCATGCAGACGTATAGGGTGACATACAGACAAAGTTCCGTTTATAAAATGGGCTTCTTGATGAGTAAAACTGACCAAGCTGTTAAAACATTCGCTCGATACACTTTTAAGGCTTTTATGGGATGCTATTTCGTAAGGTTAAGGTATGAGAGGTTGTTAGTAAAGGAATTATTGGAGGCTTTCGAGAGGGAGTTAGATTTATGGTTTGATATAGAGCTTTTAATTGATTTGGTAATGTTAAATGACTCGAATTGTAAGCGAATGTTGAACCAAGTGATGACAAATCGGAAAGATGCGTGGAAGTTTGTCGAGtag